A section of the Anaerobranca gottschalkii DSM 13577 genome encodes:
- a CDS encoding THUMP domain-containing class I SAM-dependent RNA methyltransferase, translating into MKVELIATATFGLEALVAKEVKGLGYEDVKVEDGKITFKSDLLGICRTNLWLRTADRVKLKLGEFKATTFEELFQGVKALPWSDWLPKNACFPVEGKSVKSKLFSISDCQAITKKAIVEHMKEKYKMQWFTEDGPMYKIEVALLKDIATLTIDTTGAGLHKRGYRDLAYQAPLKETLAAGMIMLTNWNWERPLIDPFCGSGTIPIEAAMIGKNIAPGMNREFVSETWGNIDKALWRDARKETHDLAQYHRKLSIAGYDISNKAIKLARHHGENAFLEEDIHFQVRPVQELSSAKKYGYIVTNPPYGERLSERKEVEKLYKEIGKIFTENLPTWSYYILTSHKGFETLFGKEATKRRKLYNGNIETQYYQYYGPKPPKMEQTPIS; encoded by the coding sequence GTGAAGGTTGAACTAATTGCCACAGCAACTTTTGGCTTAGAAGCTTTAGTAGCTAAAGAAGTAAAAGGGTTAGGATACGAAGATGTTAAGGTAGAGGATGGGAAAATTACCTTTAAATCAGATTTATTAGGAATATGTAGAACAAATCTCTGGTTGAGGACAGCTGATAGGGTTAAGTTAAAATTGGGGGAATTTAAAGCTACCACCTTTGAAGAACTATTTCAAGGGGTAAAAGCCCTTCCCTGGAGTGATTGGTTACCTAAAAATGCTTGTTTTCCCGTTGAAGGAAAATCCGTTAAATCTAAACTATTCAGTATTTCTGACTGTCAAGCTATCACAAAAAAAGCTATAGTGGAACATATGAAAGAAAAGTATAAGATGCAATGGTTTACTGAAGACGGACCTATGTATAAAATAGAAGTAGCCCTTTTAAAGGATATAGCTACTTTAACTATAGATACCACCGGTGCCGGTTTGCATAAAAGGGGATACCGGGACTTAGCTTATCAAGCACCCCTCAAAGAAACTTTGGCGGCGGGAATGATAATGTTAACTAATTGGAATTGGGAGCGACCTTTAATAGATCCTTTTTGTGGATCTGGTACTATTCCTATAGAAGCAGCTATGATTGGTAAAAACATAGCCCCGGGGATGAATCGGGAATTTGTATCAGAAACCTGGGGTAATATAGACAAAGCTCTATGGAGGGATGCTAGGAAAGAGACCCATGATTTAGCCCAATACCACCGTAAACTCTCCATAGCAGGTTACGATATCAGTAATAAAGCTATTAAATTGGCAAGACATCATGGGGAAAATGCCTTTTTAGAAGAAGATATCCATTTTCAAGTCCGACCAGTACAAGAACTTAGCTCAGCAAAAAAGTATGGTTACATTGTAACAAATCCCCCTTATGGAGAAAGGTTAAGTGAAAGGAAAGAAGTAGAAAAATTATATAAAGAAATTGGGAAAATTTTTACTGAAAACCTACCTACTTGGTCTTATTATATTTTAACATCCCATAAGGGTTTTGAAACTTTGTTTGGCAAAGAAGCTACAAAGCGAAGGAAATTATACAATGGTAACATTGAAACCCAATATTACCAATATTATGGCCCTAAGCCACCTAAAATGGAACAGACCCCAATTAGTTAG
- a CDS encoding LysM peptidoglycan-binding domain-containing protein: MKGLKKAQKSNGGKMPVPQGCSGKLHIITKEESLFIIAKKYKVPLNRLIEMNGQIKDPDIIYEGQIICVPTREDKDKRRQEYTEVVLNSTGKVANASGVAFIRKTTNDLVVFTANLPHPRELFPNGESYTAYLLDSATGNYDKFNLKKVQDFWVGQVKDKPLRKYDGIIIAPNTVSGNLLPGEPVVLEGIIY; encoded by the coding sequence GTGAAAGGTTTGAAAAAAGCCCAAAAGTCTAATGGAGGAAAAATGCCAGTTCCACAAGGATGCTCAGGGAAATTACACATAATCACAAAAGAAGAAAGTTTATTTATAATAGCTAAGAAATACAAAGTCCCGTTAAATAGGTTAATTGAAATGAATGGTCAAATAAAGGATCCAGATATAATTTATGAAGGACAAATAATTTGTGTACCTACAAGGGAAGATAAAGATAAAAGGAGACAGGAATATACAGAGGTTGTATTAAATAGTACTGGAAAAGTAGCTAATGCTTCAGGAGTAGCTTTTATAAGAAAGACTACCAATGACTTAGTAGTTTTTACAGCTAATTTACCCCATCCTAGGGAGTTATTTCCTAATGGAGAAAGTTATACTGCATATTTATTAGATTCAGCAACTGGAAATTATGATAAATTTAATCTAAAAAAAGTTCAAGATTTTTGGGTAGGGCAGGTTAAAGATAAACCTTTAAGAAAATACGATGGAATTATAATTGCTCCTAACACTGTTTCAGGAAACTTATTGCCCGGTGAACCGGTTGTTTTAGAAGGTATAATATATTAG